The Gemmatimonadales bacterium genome contains the following window.
CCACCTGGCCGGAAGCGGGGCCTTAGGATGAAGGTGTCGGCCAGGGCGCCTCGAACCGGAAGGGCGCGAGCTTCGCGATGCGGGCGAAGTCCTTTCGGTTCCTGGTGACCAGGGTGAGGCCGGCCTCGCGGCAGGAGAGCGCCAGCAACACGTCGTGGCCGAATGCCCGCGAGACCGTATGGAGCGCGAGGCCATCCTCCCGCGCCAGGCGGGCCAGCACCTGCCCTGCGCGGACCCAGGCGTCGTAGGAAGGCGTGACCAGTCTGCCGCGGTCGGCAAAGGGCGTGAGCACGCTTCGTTCCAGCAGGCGAAGGTCTGCCTTCGACCGGGTGCCGGCGCAGAGCTCGTGCACCACGACGGCGCTTAGGAACTCGAACGGCGCGAACAACCGGTGGAAGAACAGTAGCTCGTCGCCCGCGGCGCGGTCGCGGAAGCCGTCAATGAACAGGTTGGTGTCCAGGACGAACTTCCGCTCCGCGCGGATCACGACGCATCGCCGTCGGGCGGTGTGATGACCACGCCGCGCATGGCCTCCACGCCGTCCATGAGCTCCTGGCGGAAGACCACCAGGTCGAGCGCGGTCTCGATGGCCTCGGTAGCCGTTGCCGCGCCGAGGATGGCCTTTGCCGCGGCGATCTTCGCCGGCGTCAGGCGATAGGTCTTGGGTGTCTTGCGCACGCGAGCGGCCACGGTGGGCTCCAAGGTGTATTGCCGTTTTACAGAATCGTACATATGGCCCCCCGTTTGCGCAAGTGGTGGCCCGAACGGTAATGCATCCGCGGGTGGGCATGGTGGCTGGACTGATGCACTGCGGCGCATTTTCTTGCGGACCATGCCGGTCACCAAAGCTGTCATCCTCGCCCGCGGCCTGGGCACGCGCATGCGCCGGGCCGATCCCGCGGCGACCCTGGACCAGGAACAGCGGTCGGCCGCGGATGCCGGGATGAAGGGGATGATCCCGATCGGCCGTCCGTTCCTCGACTACTTGCTCTCCGCCCTCGCGGACGCCGGCATCCGCGACGTGTGCTTGGTCGTCGGGCCGGAGCACGACGCCGTTCGCGGCCGGTACACTCGTGAGGTCGTGCCGCGGCGAGTGCGGGTGCACTTCGCGGTGCAGGAAGAACCGCGCGGCACCGCCGACGCGGTGCTTGCCGCCGAGTCCTTCGACGCGGGCGACGGATTCCTGGTCATGAACTGCGACAACTACTACCCGGTCGAGGCGCTGCGCGCGCTGGGCGAGCTGGCGGGGTCGGGCATGGCGGGCTTCGAGCGCGCCAGCCTGATGCGCGAGGGCAATCTCGGCGCCGAGCGGCTCGCGACCTTCCCGGTAGCGCGCAGCGATGCGGACGGGTCGCTGCGAGAGTTGGTTGATGGCGCGCGCGCGGACGAAGATCTGGTCAGCATGAATCTCTGGAGGTTCACTCCGGCGATCTTCGACGCCTGCCGGGCCGGCACCCCGTCGCCGAACGGCGAGCTGGAGCTTCAGAACGCGGTGCGCTGGGCGCTCGCGCGCGGCGAGCGTTTCCGGGTCATCCCGTTCCGGGCCGCCGTGCTCGACCTGACGAGCCGCGCCGACGTCGCGTTCGTGGCCGCGAGGCTGGAAGGCGTGGGGGTCGCGCTCTGAGCGAGCGGGCGTGGTTCGTCCCCGGGCGCATTGAGATCCTCGGCAAGCACACCGACTACGCCGGCGGCCGCAGCCTGGTATGCGCCGTTGAGCGGGGGATCGTGGTCATGGCGCAGCCGAGGGACGACGCGCGGGTGCGGGTAGTGGACGCAGCGGGCGGTGAGGTGAGCTTCGAGATCGGGCCGAACCTCGTGCCCCCTGCCGGCCACTGGTCCAACTACCCGATGACGGTTGCGCGCCGCCTGGCGCGGAACTTCGCCGGCCGGATGCGTGGCGTTGACCTCGCGTTCGCGAGCGACCTTCCGCAGGCGGCAGGGCTCGGCAGCTCGAGCGCGCTGGTCATCGCGACGTACCTCGCGCTCGCGGACGCCAACGAATTGGAGAGGCGGCCCGAGTATGGCCCCCACATCGGGACCCTCGACGACCTTGCGACCTACCTGAGCTGTATCGAGATGGGCGGGAGCTTCGGCACTCTCGCCGGCGATGCGGGCGTGGGCACGCGGGGAGGCGCCCAGGACCAGACTGCGATCCTCTGCTGCCGGCGCGGCGCGGTCAGCCAGTACGGATGGCGCCCGGTGCGGCACGAGCGCACGATCGCGATGCCGCCGGGTCATCGGTTCATCGTAGGGGTGAGCGGCGTGGTGGCGGACAAGACGGGCGCAGCGCTCGAGGCGTACAATCGTCTGGCGCGCGAGACCGAGGGCCTTCCGGAGCGGTGGCCACCGGCGCGCCTGGAACAGTTCCAAGCCGAGTGCGAGGAGATCATTCCCGCCGTGGGCGATGCGCTCGAGCGTGGCGCCGTAAATGCGATCGGTCCGCTGGTGGACCGCTCGCAGGCGCTGGCCGAGCGATGTCTTCGCAACCAGGTGCCGGAGACGGTCGCGCTCCAGCGTTCGGCGCGCGAGCTGGGCGCGGTCGCGGCATCGGCGTTCGGGGCGGGGTTCGGCGGGAGCGTGTGGGCTCTGGTTCGCGAGGACTACGCGGAGGGCTTTCGCGAGCAGTGGGCTTCGCGCTACCGGGGGGAGTTTCCCGAGGCGGGGGCGAAGTCGGAGTTCTTCGTCACGGGCGCCGGCCCGGGGGTGACGCGGCTCTAGAGCGGCCGGTAGTTCACGTCGAGGATGCTCAACCGCCTGAGGTGTATCGTCCAATCTGGCGCCGGGCATCGGGGTGAGGCAAGTTCCTCGCGGAGGGAGACAACCCATGGACCGACGTGACGTGCTTCGCCTGCTGGGCGGCGCGTTCGGCGCTTCCGCGCTGGATGCGCTGGCCCCGGACCGCCTCGCCGCCCTGGGCCGGGAGGCGCACGCGTGGGCCGCGGCCCGGGCCACCGGCGCTCTGGACCCGCACCAGCGCGAGACGGTGGCCGCGATCGCCGAGCTGATCATGCCGGCCACGGATACGCCGGGCGCGCGCGCCGCGGGCGTGCCGGAGTTCATCGAGGTCATCGTGGGCGATTGGTACCACGACGACGAGCGCGCGGCGTTCATGCGCGGGCTGGCGGACGTGGATTCGCGCAGCGAGGCCGCCTTCGGCCGTACCTTCGTCGCGC
Protein-coding sequences here:
- a CDS encoding PIN domain-containing protein, which translates into the protein MIRAERKFVLDTNLFIDGFRDRAAGDELLFFHRLFAPFEFLSAVVVHELCAGTRSKADLRLLERSVLTPFADRGRLVTPSYDAWVRAGQVLARLAREDGLALHTVSRAFGHDVLLALSCREAGLTLVTRNRKDFARIAKLAPFRFEAPWPTPSS
- a CDS encoding sugar phosphate nucleotidyltransferase, with the protein product MPVTKAVILARGLGTRMRRADPAATLDQEQRSAADAGMKGMIPIGRPFLDYLLSALADAGIRDVCLVVGPEHDAVRGRYTREVVPRRVRVHFAVQEEPRGTADAVLAAESFDAGDGFLVMNCDNYYPVEALRALGELAGSGMAGFERASLMREGNLGAERLATFPVARSDADGSLRELVDGARADEDLVSMNLWRFTPAIFDACRAGTPSPNGELELQNAVRWALARGERFRVIPFRAAVLDLTSRADVAFVAARLEGVGVAL
- a CDS encoding gluconate 2-dehydrogenase subunit 3 family protein, with the protein product MDRRDVLRLLGGAFGASALDALAPDRLAALGREAHAWAAARATGALDPHQRETVAAIAELIMPATDTPGARAAGVPEFIEVIVGDWYHDDERAAFMRGLADVDSRSEAAFGRTFVALVEAEQAAILTGMDAEARAMPRGAPQHFFARIKGLTLYGYYTSEIGVTQELGEVFMPGRYDGAAPVRAAAPPPAGR